The Candidatus Krumholzibacteriota bacterium genome contains a region encoding:
- the lpxB gene encoding lipid-A-disaccharide synthase has product MKSILMTCGETSGDEHGARLVAELKRLDPDRPIVAMGGKELAAAGARVIFPMEEFVFMGFSEIITGLPKIIALEKKLRRLIDSGDIGLFIPVDYPGLNLRVARYARKRGVPVIYFISPQVWAWGGWRIRKMKRSIDMMAVIFPFEEKYFKEAGIEVFYAGHPMTDTIRPPGRPKEIGRDRDGLLILLFPGSRKQEVSKHLPLLLSAARIIRSSIPSANFIIGAAPLIDIDRESIPADIRDSVEIREDASSMLDEADFVIASSGTVTLQTAISGTPAVVIYKSSAITHLIGRLLVKVRWIAMPNLLAGKTLMPELIQSDATAERIAGETLSVLTDAERYRNISESLISIYDKLLVDNGIRRLAEKTLDICLP; this is encoded by the coding sequence ATGAAGTCTATCCTTATGACATGCGGCGAGACGAGCGGTGATGAGCATGGCGCTCGCCTTGTGGCGGAATTGAAACGACTCGACCCCGACCGCCCGATCGTAGCCATGGGCGGGAAAGAGCTTGCTGCTGCGGGCGCGCGCGTCATTTTTCCCATGGAAGAATTCGTTTTCATGGGTTTTTCCGAGATAATAACCGGACTGCCGAAGATAATCGCTCTCGAAAAAAAGCTTAGAAGGCTTATCGACAGCGGCGATATCGGACTTTTCATCCCGGTAGATTACCCTGGATTGAATCTCAGGGTCGCAAGATACGCGCGAAAGAGAGGGGTGCCGGTCATCTATTTTATCTCCCCGCAGGTCTGGGCCTGGGGTGGATGGCGGATCAGGAAGATGAAGCGCTCGATCGACATGATGGCGGTGATATTTCCTTTCGAGGAGAAGTATTTCAAAGAAGCCGGGATAGAAGTCTTTTATGCCGGTCATCCCATGACAGATACGATTCGGCCTCCCGGCAGGCCGAAGGAGATAGGAAGGGATCGGGACGGATTATTGATATTGCTCTTTCCCGGAAGCAGGAAACAGGAGGTCTCGAAACATTTGCCGCTGCTTCTTTCAGCGGCGAGGATCATCCGCTCTTCGATTCCCTCTGCGAATTTTATCATCGGAGCTGCCCCGCTGATCGATATCGACAGGGAATCGATTCCCGCCGATATCAGGGATTCTGTCGAGATACGCGAGGATGCTTCGAGTATGCTCGACGAAGCGGACTTTGTTATAGCATCTTCAGGCACTGTGACCCTTCAGACAGCGATCTCGGGTACTCCCGCGGTAGTGATATATAAAAGTTCAGCGATCACGCACCTGATAGGACGCCTCCTCGTCAAGGTCAGATGGATCGCGATGCCGAATCTGCTCGCTGGAAAGACGCTTATGCCGGAACTGATTCAATCGGACGCGACAGCCGAGAGGATCGCCGGCGAAACACTCTCTGTCCTGACCGACGCGGAAAGATATAGAAATATCTCTGAGAGCTTGATAAGTATATATGACAAATTATTGGTTGATAACGGAATAAGGCGTTTAGCTGAGAAAACGCTTGATATCTGTCTGCCGTGA
- a CDS encoding Gfo/Idh/MocA family oxidoreductase, with protein MNDPARSIKAGVIGTGSLGKNHARLYHSSSNISGVYLYDIMKDRSEKIAGEYDATVCATDEELLDICDVVSICTPATDHFDSVMKAFGKDVHVLVEKPIASDSIQGRKMVDLALNRGLVFQVGHIERFNGTYKAVRKLINRPLFIESHRLGTFVPRGIDVSVVVDLMIHDIDLVLDILGGEKLVDLKASGAAILTGEPDIVNARLEFESGCVANLTSSRISREPLRKIRFFQENIYVSADFRAKEIEAFSKADNISMDRLSSDPRSFIEKLDIEVDQSEPLMMEIESFLEAVRRGNDPEVTGEEGLNALIIAEKVIESIKTDR; from the coding sequence ATGAACGATCCGGCACGGAGCATCAAGGCAGGTGTAATAGGCACTGGAAGCCTGGGAAAGAATCACGCCAGGCTGTACCACTCCTCCTCGAATATCAGCGGAGTTTACCTTTACGATATCATGAAGGACCGCTCCGAAAAGATCGCCGGAGAGTATGACGCGACAGTCTGCGCTACGGACGAAGAACTTCTCGATATCTGCGACGTTGTAAGTATCTGTACTCCCGCGACCGATCATTTTGATTCGGTAATGAAAGCGTTTGGCAAAGATGTACACGTTCTCGTGGAGAAACCGATCGCTTCAGATTCGATCCAGGGCCGCAAGATGGTAGATCTCGCCCTAAACAGGGGACTGGTATTCCAGGTTGGTCATATAGAAAGATTCAACGGGACATACAAGGCTGTTAGAAAACTTATCAACAGGCCTCTTTTCATCGAATCCCACCGCCTCGGCACTTTCGTTCCAAGAGGGATCGACGTCTCTGTAGTGGTCGACCTTATGATACATGATATCGATCTTGTCCTTGATATCCTCGGCGGGGAAAAACTCGTAGACCTGAAGGCTTCCGGGGCGGCGATCCTCACCGGTGAACCGGATATCGTCAACGCGCGTCTTGAATTCGAAAGCGGTTGCGTGGCGAACCTGACATCATCAAGGATCTCGAGAGAACCTCTCAGGAAGATCCGGTTCTTTCAGGAGAATATCTATGTCTCGGCCGATTTCAGGGCGAAGGAGATCGAGGCTTTCTCAAAGGCGGATAATATCTCGATGGACAGGCTATCATCCGATCCGAGATCGTTCATTGAGAAGCTTGATATAGAAGTTGATCAAAGCGAACCCCTGATGATGGAGATAGAATCGTTTCTTGAAGCGGTAAGGAGAGGTAATGATCCGGAAGTCACGGGAGAGGAAGGCCTCAACGCCCTCATCATCGCTGAGAAGGTAATCGAAAGCATCAAGACCGATCGGTAG
- the lpxA gene encoding acyl-ACP--UDP-N-acetylglucosamine O-acyltransferase, translating to MPGLIHDSAIIHKDARIGDKVEVGPFSVIGKDVSIGDGTKVGSNVLIEGHTSIGSGNTIFHGAAIGAPPQDLKFGGEKSHVRIGNDNVIREFVTINAAVGEGESTLVGDNCLLMAYVHIAHNCVIGNRVILSNAVNLAGHVTVNDWAIIGGMVPVHQFVSIGAHAFIGGGSRIPKDIPPYFKFAGNPPKVSGLNSVGLERRGFSLETRALLKKAYVYLYRSELNVTQAAEKIKEELDQTEEIRTLLEFICNSRRGLTK from the coding sequence ATGCCAGGGTTGATTCATGATTCAGCTATTATACATAAGGATGCCAGGATCGGTGATAAGGTAGAAGTAGGTCCATTCTCGGTAATCGGCAAGGATGTGTCGATAGGAGATGGAACGAAAGTCGGAAGCAATGTCCTGATAGAAGGTCATACATCTATAGGAAGCGGGAATACGATCTTTCACGGCGCGGCGATAGGGGCACCTCCACAGGATCTGAAGTTCGGCGGCGAAAAAAGCCATGTAAGGATAGGCAACGATAATGTGATAAGGGAATTCGTCACTATCAACGCGGCGGTAGGTGAGGGAGAGAGCACGCTGGTTGGAGACAACTGTCTGCTCATGGCCTACGTTCATATCGCGCATAACTGCGTGATCGGAAACAGGGTCATACTCTCCAACGCGGTGAATCTGGCGGGACACGTCACCGTCAATGACTGGGCGATCATCGGTGGTATGGTCCCTGTTCACCAGTTCGTATCGATCGGGGCGCACGCTTTCATCGGAGGCGGCAGCAGGATACCAAAAGACATCCCGCCCTACTTCAAATTCGCCGGTAATCCACCTAAAGTAAGCGGGCTTAACAGCGTCGGGCTTGAACGCCGCGGATTCAGTCTGGAGACCAGGGCTCTTCTTAAAAAAGCGTACGTATATCTCTACCGCAGCGAATTGAATGTCACCCAGGCCGCCGAAAAGATCAAAGAGGAGCTTGATCAGACGGAAGAGATCAGGACTCTCCTTGAATTTATCTGCAATTCGAGGCGCGGGCTGACCAAGTGA
- a CDS encoding bifunctional UDP-3-O-[3-hydroxymyristoyl] N-acetylglucosamine deacetylase/3-hydroxyacyl-ACP dehydratase yields the protein MIRNQKTIKKAFEYIGTGLHTGKSVKTRFLPSPPGSGIVFRRVDLDPVVEIPATAEYIDLREVKRNTTIVNGDAVIHTVEHFLAAVAGLQIDNLVVEIDAEEPPEPKDGSVASLVEKFLATGIEEQEEAVRYFKIDTPVAYQRDDAELIALPYDGLRISFTIEYDNVHIGTQFLSIDINPEIFAKEIAPARTFALMSDVDMLKAEGLIKGGSLANAVVVDENGIMNKEPLRFKDEFVRHKILDIIGDLTFAGAPVEGHIIAIRSGHNYNLEFARLLSDKRDQAERTIVKSGNHWDINRIMDIMPHRYPFLLIDRILELEDKKRVVGIKNVTINEPFFIGHFPGHPIMPAVLIIEAMAQTGGILLFSSVDDHEKYLVYFMSINNAKFRKPVVPGDQVRFELELKSLKKRFCKMRGLAYVDGKIVAEADLTSTLVER from the coding sequence TTGATCCGCAATCAAAAGACGATTAAAAAAGCATTCGAATATATCGGGACAGGACTTCATACAGGGAAAAGCGTCAAAACAAGATTTCTCCCATCGCCTCCCGGATCAGGTATCGTCTTTAGAAGAGTCGATCTTGATCCCGTAGTCGAGATCCCGGCAACGGCTGAATATATAGATCTCAGGGAAGTCAAACGGAACACTACCATAGTCAACGGCGACGCGGTGATCCATACAGTCGAGCATTTCCTGGCGGCAGTCGCGGGACTGCAGATAGACAACCTCGTGGTCGAGATCGATGCCGAGGAGCCCCCTGAACCGAAGGACGGAAGTGTCGCGTCACTGGTGGAGAAGTTCCTTGCCACCGGAATAGAAGAACAGGAAGAAGCGGTAAGGTATTTCAAGATAGATACCCCGGTCGCCTACCAGAGGGATGATGCCGAACTGATAGCTCTGCCATACGATGGGCTGAGGATCAGTTTTACGATCGAGTATGATAATGTCCACATAGGGACGCAGTTCCTCTCGATAGATATCAATCCGGAGATATTCGCAAAGGAGATAGCTCCCGCCCGCACCTTCGCGCTTATGTCAGATGTCGATATGCTGAAGGCGGAAGGACTGATTAAGGGCGGAAGTCTTGCAAACGCTGTTGTTGTCGATGAAAACGGGATTATGAACAAGGAGCCATTGCGGTTCAAGGATGAGTTCGTAAGGCACAAGATACTCGATATCATAGGTGATCTTACTTTTGCCGGAGCCCCTGTCGAAGGTCATATAATAGCCATAAGATCGGGGCACAATTACAACCTGGAATTCGCCCGTTTACTGAGCGACAAACGCGATCAGGCTGAAAGGACAATCGTCAAGTCTGGCAACCACTGGGATATAAACAGGATAATGGATATCATGCCCCACCGGTACCCCTTCCTCCTGATTGACAGGATACTTGAGCTTGAGGACAAGAAGAGGGTCGTCGGAATAAAGAATGTTACTATAAATGAGCCTTTCTTCATCGGGCATTTTCCCGGGCACCCTATAATGCCGGCCGTTCTGATAATCGAAGCGATGGCCCAGACAGGCGGTATTCTTCTCTTCTCGTCAGTAGATGACCATGAGAAATACCTCGTATATTTCATGAGTATCAATAACGCCAAGTTCAGAAAACCGGTTGTTCCGGGAGACCAGGTGAGATTCGAACTTGAATTGAAATCGCTTAAGAAAAGATTCTGCAAGATGCGCGGTCTGGCATACGTTGATGGAAAAATCGTCGCCGAAGCAGATCTTACATCGACATTGGTGGAACGGTGA
- the lpxD gene encoding UDP-3-O-(3-hydroxymyristoyl)glucosamine N-acyltransferase, which translates to MAEYILEELARVVGGEVEGDPTVRITGVAGIKEAGKGQITFLANSKYESYLASTKASALIAAGNGNFKGPVITVDNPYLAFLKVVTLFSQSPMERYPRGIHGTAVISGSASIGSDVSIGAYVVIGDNAVIGDRSTILPLTVVSGDVRIGEDCLLYAHVIIRENCEIGDRVIIHSGTVIGSDGFGYAKQGCEHHKIPQIGIVRIEDDVEIGANTTVDRATTGVTLIQSGSKIDNLVQIAHNVVIGNNSVLAAQVGVSGSTELEKNVVLAGQAGLVGHIKIGEGAMVGAQGGVTKSIPPGTTVSGYPAREHSFARKIYAASTRLPDLLKNFRDLQKRVEALEKGSDIDPQSKDD; encoded by the coding sequence ATGGCTGAATACATTCTTGAAGAACTTGCCCGGGTCGTCGGCGGTGAAGTAGAAGGTGATCCTACAGTCAGGATAACCGGCGTGGCCGGTATAAAGGAAGCGGGAAAAGGGCAGATAACCTTTCTGGCCAATTCGAAATATGAATCGTATCTTGCTTCGACTAAGGCTTCGGCGCTTATAGCGGCAGGCAACGGCAATTTCAAGGGTCCTGTGATCACGGTCGATAATCCGTATCTTGCTTTTCTGAAGGTCGTGACTCTTTTTTCCCAAAGCCCTATGGAAAGGTACCCGAGGGGAATTCACGGGACCGCGGTGATCTCCGGGAGCGCTTCTATCGGGTCGGATGTCTCGATAGGTGCATATGTTGTAATCGGCGATAATGCGGTAATCGGGGACAGAAGCACAATTCTTCCTCTGACCGTTGTTTCCGGCGATGTGAGGATCGGAGAAGATTGCCTTCTTTACGCTCATGTGATCATCAGGGAGAACTGCGAGATCGGCGACAGGGTGATCATTCATTCCGGGACTGTGATAGGAAGCGATGGTTTTGGTTACGCGAAGCAGGGTTGCGAGCACCACAAGATCCCGCAAATAGGTATTGTAAGGATCGAGGATGATGTCGAGATAGGGGCCAATACGACTGTGGACAGGGCGACGACAGGAGTGACCCTTATACAGAGCGGCTCGAAGATCGACAATCTAGTCCAGATAGCGCATAACGTCGTTATTGGAAATAATTCTGTTCTTGCCGCCCAGGTGGGAGTTTCAGGGAGTACGGAACTGGAAAAGAATGTCGTGCTGGCGGGCCAGGCCGGCCTGGTGGGGCATATAAAAATAGGTGAAGGAGCAATGGTCGGCGCTCAGGGGGGAGTGACCAAATCGATTCCACCCGGCACGACTGTTTCAGGTTATCCGGCGAGGGAGCATTCTTTCGCCAGAAAAATATACGCGGCGAGTACAAGGCTTCCCGATCTTCTGAAAAATTTCAGGGATCTTCAGAAAAGAGTAGAAGCTCTTGAGAAAGGATCGGATATTGATCCGCAATCAAAAGACGATTAA
- a CDS encoding OmpH family outer membrane protein — protein MKKRISAILLLVYVVSMLPAASLRAEEVKIGYIDTVKIFANFKETVEAEEIYKKEVESWKKKAEEMETELAQMRETIQSQTLMLSEEKLQEKKMEFDQAANEYRKYMNDIFGENGEAARRNKELTDPIVEKINAVISKIAEEQGFTMVFDAAQGNIIYADKSIDLTDTVIAELEAQLETAQ, from the coding sequence ATGAAAAAGAGAATCTCTGCGATACTGCTGCTGGTTTACGTGGTAAGCATGCTGCCTGCCGCTTCATTGAGAGCTGAAGAGGTAAAGATCGGGTATATAGACACAGTCAAGATCTTCGCTAATTTCAAGGAGACAGTAGAGGCCGAGGAGATATACAAAAAAGAAGTAGAATCCTGGAAGAAGAAAGCTGAAGAGATGGAAACCGAACTGGCCCAGATGCGCGAGACTATCCAGAGCCAGACCCTGATGCTGAGCGAGGAAAAGCTCCAGGAAAAGAAGATGGAATTCGATCAGGCGGCGAATGAATACAGAAAGTACATGAATGATATCTTTGGCGAGAACGGTGAAGCTGCCAGGCGGAACAAGGAATTGACAGATCCGATAGTCGAGAAGATCAACGCGGTGATCTCGAAGATCGCCGAGGAACAGGGTTTTACGATGGTCTTCGACGCGGCACAGGGAAATATCATTTATGCCGATAAATCGATAGATCTTACAGATACCGTGATAGCCGAATTGGAAGCGCAACTGGAAACAGCACAATAA